A DNA window from Brassica napus cultivar Da-Ae chromosome A4, Da-Ae, whole genome shotgun sequence contains the following coding sequences:
- the LOC125608335 gene encoding U-box domain-containing protein 27-like, translated as MFFNTLLRNSFHLLSKKQKRKSLSSTLWPDGESKVLIAERDGLVGELMKSIRRDSDSSLIEATLSCLIAISSPRRVKLNLIREKLIKDLTKLLTDPTTASVSMTEKSLKLLESLASTKEGRSENCGGDGECLKTVVKKLMKVSTAATEHAVTVIWSVSYLFTDPQASVSVMEKYLKLLKSLASTKEGRSEICGGDGE; from the coding sequence ATGTTCTTCAATACCCTCTTAAGGAATTCCTTCCACCTCCTctcgaaaaaacaaaaaagaaaatccCTTTCCTCGACCTTATGGCCAGATGGTGAGTCAAAGGTCTTAATCGCCGAGAGAGACGGTTTAGTCGGCGAGCTAATGAAATCAATTAGAAGAGACTCAGATTCGAGCTTAATCGAAGCGACGCTATCCTGCTTGATCGCGATCAGCTCACCGAGGCGCGTGAAACTCAATCTAATCCGAGAGAAGCTCATCAAGGATCTTACGAAGCTGTTAACGGATCCAACGACGGCGAGCGTTTCAATGACGGAGAAATCTTTAAAGCTTCTCGAGAGTTTAGCATCCACAAAGGAAGGCAGATCGGAAAACTGCGGAGGAGACGGCGAGTGTTTGAAGACGGTGGTTAAGAAGCTGATGAAAGTATCGACGGCGGCGACGGAGCACGCCGTGACGGTGATTTGGAGCGTCTCTTATCTTTTCACGGATCCACAAGCGAGCGTTTCGGTGATGGAGAAATATTTGAAGCTTCTCAAGAGTTTAGCATCCACAAAGGAAGGCAGATCGGAAATCTGCGGAGGAGACGGTGAGTGA
- the LOC106447659 gene encoding auxin transporter protein 1-like, whose product MSAGEEAIVASGNDNEGDQTNGNHTGKTDEYDPSTGSALSNFLWHGGSVWDAWFSCASNQVAQVLLTLPYSFSQLGMLSGIVLQIFYGLLGSWTAYLISVLYVEYRARKEKEGKNFKNHVIQWFEVLDGLLGTYWKAVGLAFNCTFLLFGSVIQLIACASNIYYINDHLDKRTWTYIFGACCATTVFIPSFHNYRIWSFLGLGMTTYTAWYLAIASIIHGQTEGVKHTGPTKLVLYFTGATNILYTFGGHAVTVEIMHAMWKPQKFKYIYLMATLYVFTLTIPSASAVYWAFGDALLNHSNAFSLLPKNGWRDAAVILMLIHQFITFGFACTPLYFVWEKVIGMHDTKSIFLRALARLPVVIPIWFLAIIFPFFGPINSAVGALLVSFTVYIIPALAHMLTYRSASARQNAAEKPPFFMPSWTAMYVLNAFVVIWVLIVGFGFGGWASVTNFVRQVDTFGLFAKCYQCKSPVPAGAAHAPVSALHHRL is encoded by the exons atGTCGGCGGGAGAAGAAGCAATAGTAGCTAGCGGAAATGACAACGAAGGAGATCAGACCAACGGAAACCACACCGGAAAAACGGACGAATACGACCCATCCACCGGTTCTGCACTAAGCAACTTCCTCTGGCACGGTGGCTCCGTCTGGGACGCTTGGTTCAGCTGCGCATCTAACCAG GTGGCCCAAGTGCTTCTGACACTACCGTACTCGTTCAGTCAACTAGGAATGTTATCAGGAATAGTACTCCAGATCTTCTATGGACTACTTGGAAGCTGGACTGCTTATCTCATCAGTGTTCTCTACGTTGAGTATCGAGCTCGTAAGGAGAAAGAAGGCAAAAACTTCAAAAACCACGTTATTCAG TGGTTTGAAGTACTTGATGGGTTACTTGGCACATACTGGAAAGCAGTAGGACTTGCATTTAACTGCACTTTCCTCTTGTTTGGATCTGTAATCCAACTCATTGCTTGTGCCAG TAACATTTATTACATAAACGATCACTTGGACAAGAGGACATGGACTTACATATTCGGCGCGTGTTGTGCAACCACTGTGTTCATACCTTCGTTCCATAATTACCGAATCTGGTCATTCCTCGGCTTGGGTATGACCACCTACACGGCCTGGTACTTGGCCATCGCCTCCATTATCCACGGCCAg ACGGAAGGTGTGAAGCACACAGGTCCAACGAAGCTAGTGCTTTATTTTACCGGAGCTACCAATATCTTGTATACCTTTGGTGGTCACGCGGTTACTGT TGAGATAATGCATGCAATGTGGAAACCACAAAAGTTTAAGTACATTTACTTGATGGCGACATTATACGTTTTCACATTAACGATTCCGTCAGCTTCCGCCGTTTACTGGGCCTTCGGAGACGCACTTCTCAACCACTCCAacgctttctctcttctccccAAGAACGGGTGGCGTGACGCCGCCGTTATCCTCATGCTCATTCACCAA TTTATAACGTTTGGATTCGCGTGTACCCCGCTCTACTTTGTTTGGGAGAAAGTGATAGGGATGCATGATACAAAGAGCATTTTCTTGAGGGCTTTAGCTAGATTGCCCGTGGTTATACCGATATGGTTTTTAGCTATTATATTCCCGTTCTTCGGTCCAATCAATTCAGCGGTTGGTGCTCTTCTGGTTAGCTTCACCGTCTATATCATCCCTGCCCTCGCTCACATGCTCACTTACCGATCTGCCTCCGCTCGTCAG AATGCGGCGGAGAAGCCACCGTTCTTCATGCCAAGCTGGACGGCGATGTACGTGTTGAACGCTTTCGTGGTAATTTGGGTTCTAATAGTCGGGTTCGGGTTTGGTGGATGGGCGAGTGTAACCAACTTTGTTCGTCAAGTCGACACTTTTGGTCTCTTTGCTAAGTGTTACCAATGTAAATCACCGGTTCCAGCTGGCGCGGCTCATGCCCCGGTCTCCGCTTTACACCACCGCCTTTGA
- the LOC106448995 gene encoding uncharacterized protein At4g19900-like, whose translation MRERTLLIFTIFVVCVFLHLLYMKPLTSTVSGDTPPFKPNVPFSMSSSSSFSVVTSDKKEEEELDPLVPPPKASKKERINWFRTKLPELEILNSTSKSKRLHGRVTELFNKNCSAHFFMIWLSPAKSFGPREILAIDTLFTTNPYACLVILSNSLDSPQGHTILNPLLSQGFNLVAVTLDIPFLVKNTPAEPWLIKLKSGDMDPGSIPFFMNLSDLTRLAVLYKYGGVYLDTDIIFLNDMTRLRNAIGVQTLDQETKKWKTLNNAVMVFDPYHPLMREFLHEYAATFNGNKWGYNSPCLVTRVIRRLGHKAEFNLTIFPPDAFYPVNWLDIPRLFKKPRTLGEVTWVEKTVQDLSKESYTVHLWNKVTRKIEIEEGSVMHKLISTHCTVCRNIINSHA comes from the coding sequence ATGCGAGAAAGAACGTTACTAATATTCACGATCTTTGTAGTCTGTGTTTTTTTGCATCTCCTCTACATGAAACCTCTAACGTCTACTGTCTCTGGCGATACGCCACCGTTTAAACCAAACGTGCCTTTCTCCATGAGTAGTAGTAGCAGTTTCTCGGTTGTGACTTCAGATaagaaagaagaggaggagttaGATCCGTTGGTACCTCCTCCTAAGGCTAGCAAGAAGGAGAGAATCAACTGGTTCAGAACTAAGCTGCCTGAGCTTGAGATACTGAACTCCACGAGCAAGAGTAAGAGACTCCATGGAAGAGTTACTGAGTTGTTCAACAAGAACTGCTCAGCTCACTTCTTTATGATCTGGCTTTCTCCAGCAAAATCCTTTGGACCAAGAGAGATCTTAGCCATTGACACTCTCTTCACCACCAATCCCTACGCTTGCTTGGTGATTCTCTCCAACTCCCTAGACTCACCTCAAGGACACACCATCCTCAACCCGCTTCTTTCTCAAGGCTTCAACCTCGTCGCTGTAACACTAGACATCCCGTTCCTCGTCAAGAACACACCAGCTGAACCTTGGCTGATAAAACTAAAGAGCGGCGACATGGACCCTGGCTCCATCCCTTTCTTCATGAACCTCTCTGACCTAACGAGACTCGCGGTGCTCTACAAGTACGGAGGAGTCTATCTAGACACAGACATCATCTTCCTCAACGACATGACGCGGCTGAGAAACGCTATCGGAGTACAGACTTTGGATCAAGAAACCAAGAAATGGAAAACGCTAAACAACGCGGTGATGGTCTTTGACCCTTACCATCCACTTATGAGAGAGTTCTTGCACGAGTACGCCGCAACATTTAATGGAAACAAATGGGGATACAATAGTCCTTGTCTAGTCACTAGAGTTATCAGGAGGTTAGGACACAAAGCTGAGTTCAATCTCACGATCTTTCCGCCGGATGCTTTCTATCCAGTGAATTGGCTTGACATCCCAAGGCTTTTCAAGAAACCAAGAACCTTAGGAGAAGTAACATGGGTGGAGAAGACGGTACAAGACTTGAGCAAAGAGAGTTATACGGTGCATCTGTGGAATAAAGTCACGAGAAAgattgagattgaagaaggaaGCGTGATGCATAAACTCATCTCCACACACTGCACAGTGTGCAGAAACATCATAAACTCTCACGCTTGa
- the LOC106448996 gene encoding uncharacterized protein LOC106448996 → MANVVARDVDEELSLFLEMRRREKVQGVFSLSEPGTNSVEETTTESLESTTTRYVNLRSSAIEKFLDSENNKSDYEWLLAAPETGGEKEAQENSMVKLKQPKAARSTALKPRVENIQQEPVTLSVKASKKTTRLDSSTAVSKQSNTIAEPKTKSKPSRQATPTPRTTLSSTRPTNSARNSSPACRASSIKSNPRAAAFTRSSSVGKSVPTAAKSTSLTIRQIPARPVSASRGRVYSSGGRSSKISDDVNPVLMGTQMVERVVNMRKLPPPKHDDNNMNSGFGRTLSRSSLDMAMRHMNIKRSVPGSLRVTSNATNSMDKESSPSSYCPDMPAF, encoded by the exons ATGGCGAACGTTGTAGCTCGAGACGTAGATGAGGAACTCTCTCTGTTCCTGGAGATGCGAAGGCGCGAGAAGGTTCAAGGCGTTTTTTCTCTCTCAGAGCCTG GAACAAACAGTGTTGAGGAGACTACCACAGAGAGTTTAGAGTCAACAACAACGAGATATGTTAATCTGCGTAGTAGCGCTATTGAGAAGTTCTTGGACTCTGAGAACAACAAATCAGATTATGAGTG GTTACTTGCGGCTCCAGAGACAGGAGGTGAGAAAGAAGCGCAAGAGAACTCTATGGTTAAACTCAAGCAGCCTAAAGCGGCTAGGTCCACTGCTCTAAAACCACGG GTTGAAAACATTCAGCAAGAGCCTGTGACGTTGAGCGTTAAGGCTTCCAAGAAAACCACAAGGTTGGATTCTTCAACAGCTGTGAGCAAACAGTCCAACACCATTGCggaaccaaaaacaaaaagtaagCCTTCAAGACAAGCTACACCAACTCCACGAACCACATTGTCTTCCACAAGACCAACCAACTCTGCTCGGAACTCAAGTCCAGCTTGTAGAGCCTCTTCAATCAAATCAAACCCACGAGCAGCTGCGTTTACCCGTTCATCTTCTGTGGGGAAGTCAGTTCCTACTGCTGCTAAGTCCACATCTTTAACAATCCGTCAAATACCGGCTCGACCTGTCTCAGCTTCTAGAGGCAGAGTCTACAGTTCTGGCGGGAGATCGTCCAAGATTAGCGATGATGTGAATCCTGTTTTGATGGGGACTCAAATGGTGGAAAGAGTGGTGAACATGAGGAAACTGCCACCTCCTAAACATGATGACAACAACATGAACTCCGGATTCGGGAGAACACTGTCTAGGTCGTCTCTTGATATGGCCATGAGGCACATG AATATAAAGCGTAGCGTTCCGGGGAGTCTACGGGTAACAAGCAATGCCACAAACTCAATGGACAAGGAGTCCTCGCCATCCTCTTACTGCCCTGATATGCCAGCATTCTAG
- the LOC106448997 gene encoding vacuolar cation/proton exchanger 1 translates to MAGIVQEQWSAAENGNPTMTAKGSSRELRHGGRTAHSMSSSSLRKKSDLRVIQKVPYKGLKEFLSNLQEVILGTKLAILFPAIPAAIIGTYCGFSQPWIFGLSLLGLTPLAERVSFLTEQLAFYTGPTLGGLLNATCGNATELIIAILALTNHKVAVVKYSLLGSILSNLLLVLGTSLFCGGIANLRREQRFDRKQADVNFFLLLMGLLCHLLPMLFGYVGNGETSADLIADMSLSLSRASSIVMLISYIAYLVFQLWTHRQLFDAQDQEDEFDDNVEEETAVIGFWSGFVWLVGMTLVIALLSEYVVATIEEASESWGLSVSFISIILLPIVGNAAEHAGAIIFAFKNKLDISLGVALGSATQIGLFVVPLTIIVAWILGINMDLNFNLLETGSLALSIIITAFTLQDGTSHYMKGLVLLLCYIIIAICFFVDKLPQKQPNAVHLGHQLMNNVAAAVGEGVFSS, encoded by the exons ATGGCGGGGATCGTGCAGGAACAATGGTCAGCAGCGGAGAACGGGAACCCAACCATGACGGCCAAAGGATCGAGCAGAGAGCTGAGACATGGAGGAAGAACAGCTCAcagcatgtcttcttcttcgttgaggAAGAAGTCTGACCTCCGAGTAATCCAGAAGGTTCCATACAAAGGTCTTAAAGAGTTTCTCTCTAATCTCCAAGAAGTCATTCTCGGCACAAAGCTAGCCATTCTTTTTCCGGCCATACCTGCCGCCATTATCGGAACTTATTGCGGCTTCAGCCAG CCGTGGATAtttggactgagcttgctaggCCTCACACCTTTGGCTGAGCGAGTCAGCTTTCTGACAGA GCAACTAGCTTTCTACACCGGTCCTACAT TGGGTGGTCTATTGAACGCAACGTGTGGAAACGCAACTGAACTGATCATCGCGATTTTGGCATTGACCAATCACAAGGTCGCAGTGGTGAAATACTCGTTGCTTGGTTCGATTTTATCGAACCTTCTATTGGTTCTCGGGACTTCGCTCTTCTGTGGTGGAATTGCTAATCTCCGAAGGGAGCAACGGTTCGACCGG AAACAAGCCGATGTGAACTTCTTTTTACTCCTAATGGGACTGTTGTGTCACTTGCTGCCAATGTTGTTCGGATACGTTGGAAACGGAGAGACCTCTGCTGATTTAATTGCTGACATGTCCCTGAGTCTTTCACGAGCCAGCAGTATTGTTATGTTGATCAGTTACATCGCATATCTCGTTTTTCAGCTTTGGACTCATCGCCAATTGTTCGACGCACAAGATCAG GAGGACGAGTTTGATGACAATGTTGAGGAAGAAACCGCTGTGATTGGATTTTGGAGTGGATTTGTGTGGCTGGTTGGGATGACACTAGTCATCGCATTGCTATCAGAGTATGTTGTAGCCACCATTGAG GAAGCATCGGAATCATGGGGACTATCAGTGAGTTTCATAAGTATCATATTGCTTCCTATTGTTGGAAACGCAGCTGAGCACGCTGGAGCCATCATTTTCGCTTTTAAGAACAAGCTT GACATATCTTTGGGAGTCGCCTTAGGCTCTGCAACTCAGATTGGCTTATTCGTCGTCCCCTTGACCATTATCGTGGCCTGGATTCTAGGAATTAATATGGATCTCAACTTCAATCTCCTCGAAACCGGTTCTCTTGCTCTTTCCATTATCATCACAGCCTTCACATTACAG GATGGGACTTCTCACTACATGAAGGGATTGGTTCTCTTGCTTTGCTACATCATCATTGCCATTTGTTTCTTCGTCGACAAACTTCCTCAGA AACAACCAAATGCTGTTCACTTGGGACATCAACTTATGAACAATGTTGCCGCTGCTGTCGGCGAAGGAGTTTTCTCATCTTAA
- the LOC106448998 gene encoding GDSL esterase/lipase At2g38180-like — protein MVGPGRPQIVLFGSSIVQYSFSDGGWGATLANIYSRTADVILRGYAGWNSRSALKVLDQVFPKDAVIQPSLVIVYFGGNDSMPPHPSGQGPHVPLSEFTDNMRKIGEHLLSLSDKTRVIFLTPPPMNERQLQLVFGDAMRGRSNELCRPYAVALLNLCREINVKGIDLWNAIQQQDDWLNTCFTDGIHFTAKASEIVVKEILKVVREADWKPSLHRKSLQVEFPFDSGLPIPPRHSDLELSRNKKLDPPPGPAMARL, from the exons ATGGTCGGTCCAGGAAGACCTCAAATAGTCCTCTTCGGTTCATCAATCGTTCAATACAGCTTCAGCGATGGTGGATGGGGAGCCACTCTCGCTAACATCTACTCTCGCACG GCTGACGTAATCCTTCGTGGGTATGCTGGTTGGAACTCCAGATCTGCCTTAAAGGTCTTAGACCAAGTGTTCCCAAAG GATGCTGTGATACAACCTTCTTTGGTGATAGTGTACTTCGGTGGGAATGATTCAATGCCTCCTCATCCATCAGGGCAAGGACCTCATGTTCCTCTCTCTGAATTCACTGATAACATGAGGAAGATCGGAGAGCATCTTTTG AGCCTTTCGGACAAGACCCGTGTCATTTTTCTCACTCCCCCACCAATGAATGAGAGACAACTCCAACTAGTGTTTGG AGATGCAATGAGAGGACGGAGTAACGAGCTGTGCCGTCCCTACGCAGTAGCGTTGTTGAATCTATGCAGAGAGATCAATGTGAAAGGAATAGATCTTTGGAACGCAATACAGCAACAAGATGATTGGTTAAACACTTGCTTCAC CGATGGGATCCATTTTACAGCCAAGGCAAGCGAGATTGTCGTGAAGGAGATATTGAAAGTTGTGAGAGAAGCTGATTGGAAACCTAGTCTTCACAGGAAGTCATTACAGGTTGAGTTTCCATTTGATTCTGGTCTACCAATCCCCCCAAGACATAGTGATTTAGAGTTAAGTAGAAACAAGAAGTTGGATCCACCACCTGGGCCTGCTATGGCCCGTTTGTAA